In the Flavobacteriales bacterium genome, TCTTCGACAACGACATGGCCCTGCTCAAGCTGCTCTATCTGGCCCAGCAGCGCATCGTGGAGAAAATGGCCGCCAAGCCCATCTTCGCTTGGAGGGAGATAGCCGCCGAGCTACGCCTGCTCTTCGGCCCACGCTTCGATCCACAGGCGATCAACACCGATCAACAGGTTCTGAGTCTCCCCCGGACCCCCTCGTTCAAAACCCAACAACATCAACATCATCAGCAATAACGATGATGACACACTTTATCTAACAGACCCGAGCACCGCGGTTCACCGCATCGTGCTGACCTTCGCCCCATGCCCATCCTCGTTCCCGCACCGCTGAAGCCCGGCGACACCATCGCCATCCTGCGGGTGGTCGCTTGCGCCGATCGACCGCGCACCATCGTAGCTTTGAGGTCGACCACGGACCGATGGGACCGAACGAATTGAGGAGCGACCTGCTGGACCGCATCCGGCAGCTGACCGACCCGGCCATCCTGCACCAGGTGAAAGCCCTGCTCGACCTGCATGCCGGCGGCCGCTGGGAAGGGCTGCCCGCATCGGTGCGCGCGGCCATCCTGGAGGGGTATGGCCAGAGTGAGCGCGGCGAAGGCACAACGCACTCCGAGGTGATGGAGAAGGCGCGGGCATGGCGCGGGAAGTGATCTGGACACCGCGGGCGCAAGCGGACCTGATGGCCATTTGCGGATACCTTGACCGGGAGTGGGGCCAGCGGGTGAAAGAGGCGTTCCTGGCGGACGTGGATGAGGTGATCGCCTGCATCCAACTGTTCCCGAACATCTTTCGCGCTTCCGGTCACCTGGATATCCGTGAAGCGCTGGTGACCAAACACAACCTGCTGTTCTACCGGGTCACCGAAGAACGCATTTACTTGCTATCCCTTTGGGACACGCGCCAAGACCCAGGCGGCAGACCCTACCCGAACGCGTAAGCTGACGGTTCTCGATGCCCCCCATGTCCATCCTCGTTCCCGCACCGCTGAAGCCCGGCGACACCATCGCCATCGTCCCCACGGCCCGCGCCATCACCGTGGAGGAGCTGCGGTCCGCTGTCCGGGGCTGGATCACCAGCGTGGGCCAGGGGTTATCTTTGTGGGGATGCCGGTCATCTCCATGTTCTATGGCCTCATCGTGGCCATGTATTACCTGGATACGAAGCAGCACCACTTCCCACACATCCATGTGAAGTATGGGGAAGCTGAGGCCGTTTTCAGTCTGCCGGACGGGCTGTTGATCGGCGGAGAGCTGCCGAAAGGCAAGATCAAGCTCGTCGAGGCCTGGGTCGAACTGCATCAGGACGAGTTGATGGCCAACTGGCAGCTTGCCGTGACCGGCCAGCGCGTCTTCCCGATCGAACCCTTGAAGTGAACTCCATGAACCCGCGTGTGGACAAGGTGAAACCCCTCGCCAAGCATCGGCTGGAACTGCATTTCACCGACGGGCAGGTGCGGTTGTTCGATATGACGCCCTACCTCGGCACCGGTATCTTCGCTGAGCTGCAGGATCCCGCCATTTTCAACACGGCCGTCGCTTCCTTGGGCACCGTCACCTGGGCCAACGGCGCAGACCTGTGCCCCGATACGCTCTATCTGGGGTCGATCGAGCAGCAGCTCAAGGCTGGATGATCGTACCGCCCGCCCTCCGCCCCGGCGACACCATCGCCATCATTCCCACCGCACGCGCCATCACCGTGGAGGAGCTGCGCGAGGGCATCGCGCTGGCCGAGAGTTGGGGCCTGAGGGTGAAGCTGGGCGTGGGCATCGGCCGCAAGCACTTCCAGCAGGCCGGCACCGCCGAGGAGCGCGCCGCCGACCTCCAGGCCGCGCTCGATGACCCCGCCGTCCGCGCCATCTGGTGCGCCCGCGGCGGCTACGGCACCGTGCACCTGCTCGATCACCTCGACCTGAGCGCCCTGCGCCGCGACCCGAAATGGATCGTGGGCTTCAGCGACATCACGGTGCTGCACAACGCGCTGCACAACATCGGCGTCGCCAGCCTGCACGCGCAGATGCCGTTCAACATCGGGGGGAAGACGGAGGAATGCAGAGAGAGCTTGCGGGCCGCGCTGTTCGGGGAGGAGTGGCGAGTAGTGAGTCACGAGTGTCGAGTAGCGAGTGATCAGCGACTTTCACTCGCTACTCGCCACTCGCCACTCGCCACTCCGCACGTTGGCCAGTGCGAAGGCGTGTTGGTGGGAGGAAATCTGTCGTTGCTCTACGCCCTGCGCGGCACCCCCTACGACATCGACCCGCGCGGAAAGATCCTGTTCATCGAGGACCTCGACGAGCTGCTGTACCACGTGGACCGCATGGTGCAGAACCTGCGGCTGGCGGGCTGGTTCAAAGACCTCGCAGGCATGATCGTGGGGGGCCTGAGCGACATGCGCGACAAGAACCCGGAAGACCCCTTCGGCAAGGCCGCGGAACGGATCATCGTCGATGCAATGGGCGACACCCCCTACCCCGTGTGCTTCGGCTTCCCGGCCGGCCACATCGACGACAACCGGGCGCTGGTGTTCGGCCAGAACGCGAAGCTCAGCGTCACCGCGAACGGTACCACGCTGAGCTTCGAAAGTGGGTCCTCGGTCTAACGCAGGGTTCTCTGCGCCTCCGCGCGCTTCGCCTTCGCGAAGCCTTCGGGCGCCTGCGCCAAAGCGCTTCGGCGACGGCGCGCGAAGCGAGGTCTGCGGCTCTTAGTTCCGCTCGAACTTGTTGAACCCGGGCGGGATCTCGAACAGGCCGGGTTTCTGCACGCCCTTGGTCACCTTGGTCACCTCCAGGCGGCTCACCTCGGCGCCATCCATCTTGTTCTCCACGGCCAGCATGGGGAAAAGCCCTTTGTTGCCCGGAACGTCCAGGAAGAAGAGGGCGGATTCCTCCTTGCGGTTGAGGGTCTCCAGCATCGGCACGAAGAAGTTGAACTCATCGGCGGCCACCCAGTAGGTGATGACGCGGTCCTCCTTGGGGCCCTTCACCACCCACTTCTCACACTTGTAGCCGGCCAGGTCCTTCATCTCGCCGGACTTCTCCACGCTGGTCTCCACATCCTTGGGCAGCCGCATGTTGGGCACGTCCATGTACAGCTTGCGGTCCAGGCTGAGGGCCACCACGGTCTTGTCGCGGTTGTCCACCAGCATGATGCCCTGCACCTCGCCCCGGGCATTGATCTCCTCGATGCGGACATGATCGCCCTTGACGAAGTACTTGTAGGAGGTGACCACCGGTCCGGTGGTCTTGGTGAACTCCACCACCCCTTCAAAGGCTTGGGCCGCAGCGAAGAGCGGAGCAGCGGCCAGGGCCAGCAGGGCAAGGGGACGTACGCAGGTTTTCATGGGGATCGGTTGTCCAAGTGAGGCTCCGGGAGGAGCGAAGATCTCCGAATTTCAACCCCTTCAACGAGGGGGCCCGGGGTAGGTTACGCACAACGAACGGTTACTGATGGCGACACACCTGCGCACGGGGGCCGAGGGCGAGCAAGCCGCGTGCCAGTGGCTGCTGGAGCGCGGCTACCGCATCGAGGCCCGCAACTGGCGGCATGGCCGGCTGGAGGTCGATATCGTGGCCCGCACCGGTGCCACGCTGGTGATCGTGGAGGTGAAGACCCGCCGCAGCGACCGGTACGACGGACCGGCGGATGCGGTGGGTCCGGCGAAGCAGCACAAGCTGTACCGCGCGGCGGAAGCCTATCTTGACGCCCTCGGCGAGGACATCGCGGTGCGCTTCGACATCATCACGGTGTGGATGGACGGCGCCGCCCCCCGCATCGAACACCTGGAGGACGCCTTCTACCCCACCCCCGATGAAGAGACCGACGAAGGGCCCGCGCCGTGGCCGGCCCGATGATGCGCGCCCCGGGCGCCGCGACGACCGCAGCGATAAGGGTCCGGGACCACGCCGGAGCACGCGTTCCGACGACCGCCCCCCGCGCGGCACTGGACGTGACAGCTCTTCGGAGCGCCGCGGCGGTGGCGACCGACCCCGGGGTGACCGGGAGGACCGGGACCAGCGTCCGTGGCGTGGGGACGAACGCTCGGCCGGCCCCCGCCGGGGCCCAGCATCCGACCGGGGGGGCCGGGACCAGCGGAGCGATGGCCCCGCACGGGGTGCCTCACGACCCCGGTCCGCAGGCGGGCGACCGGCCTGGCGGGAGGACGAGCGTGGACCGCGGCGCGGCGGCGGCGAACGCCCGCCCAACGACCGGCCCGATCGCCGTTCCACGCGGTCCGGCGGGCCACGGTCGGAACGCCCCACGGGCGAAGGCCGCAGCGAGCGCTCATCCCGCTTCGACCGGGAGGATCGCCCATCCCGTCCCTCGCGCGGTGCAGCGCCGCGCCCGGAGCGCGATCGCGACGACCGCCGGTCAGCCCCGCGCGGAGGAAGGCCGTCCAGGGACGGCGGCCGCGGCAGGGGGTGGAACGAGCGCCCCGGAGACGACCGCCGCCCACCCGTGAGCCGCGTGTCCGCCCACGATCCGGAGGCCCGCAAGCCGTTCCGCAAGGGCGAGCGCAGCAACCGCTTCGCCCTGCCCAACCCGGCCAATGAGGGCCTGGTGCGGTTGAACCGCTATCTGGCCCAGGCCGGGGTGGGCAGCCGCCGGGAGGCCGATGCGCTCATCACCTCCGGCGCCGTGACGGTGAACGGAAAGGTGGTGACCGAACTGGGCACCAAGGTGAGGCCGGAGGACAAGGTGCACTTCGGTGGGCAGCGGCTCAGCATGGAGCAGAAGCGCTATGTGCTGCTGAACAAGCCGAAGGACTTCATCACCACCACGGACGACCCACAGGAGCGGCGCACCGTGATGAACCTGGTGGCGGCGGCATGTCCCGAGCGCCTGTACCCCGTGGGGCGGCTGGACCGCAACACCACCGGGGTGCTGCTGCTCACCAACGACGGCGACCTGGCCAAGCGGCTGACGCATCCGAGCCACGGCGCGGAGAAGATCTACCATGCCACGTTGGACAAGGCGATGACCAAGGCCCATCTGGAACAGCTGGTGTCCGGGGTGCACCTGGACGATGGTCCGGCCCATGCCGTGGAGGCCAGCTTCGTGGAGGACAGCGGCAAACGGGAGGTGGGCCTCAAGCTGCACATGGGCCGCAACCGTGTGGTCCGCCGCATGTTCGAGGCGCTCGGCTATGAGGTGGTGAAGCTGGACCGCGTGATGTTCGCCGGCCTCACCAAGAAGGAACTGCCCCGTGGGCACTGGCGCCACCTCTCCGAGAAGGAGGTCACGCTCCTGGCCCGGCAGCATGCCACCGCGAAGCCGCGACCCGGCGGACCGTCACCGCGCAAGGCTCGGCCATCCGACGCGCCGCGCCCTCGTCGTCCCCGGAAGGCCTGATCGCGGCCTAGGGCATCAGGCGCCGCACCTGTCGGCCACGCGGCGAACGCACCTCGAGGATCAGCGGACCGGCCGGCGGCACCGCCAGGTCCAGTTCGGTGGTGGACCACGACCGTTCGACCAGGGTGCGACCCGCCGGATCCAGCAGCCGGACCTGCCAGACCTCCATGGACCTTCGCTTCAACTGAAGCCACACGATCGACTGGACCACAGAGAGATCCAGCTCAGGGTCGGATGCCGTGACCGAGGCCACGGGCCCCCAGAGGCTCGAGACCCAGACCGGGTTGTCGATGAAGGGGTTGCGGTTCCCCTGCAGGGCGTAGATCGCGTTGTTCCGGTCCACCTCCTTCGTGCTCACCGGGTCGGCGGCGTGCCAGGCCAGCAGGAGGCTCTCGGCCCAGGGGCTGAGGTCGCCGCCCTGGAGCATGGGGGAGCTCCATCCGCCCACCTGGGACGCATACCGGGTCATCATGTAGAAGTACATGCGGGCCACATCCCCCTTGTAGGCGTCGATGGGTTCGCAGACCGTTCCGGTGTAGCCCGGCCAGCTGCTTTCCCCGACCCGGGTACCGTTCTGGCCGGTCCAGTCGGTGGCGCCCACCTCCCCGTACGGCAGGTTGCCGCGCTGCTGGTTCACCCAGCCGTCCGTGGGCATGATGTGGTGCAGATCGGTGTCCATGGGCGCTCCGCTCCCGAACCAGCTCTGCGGCATGGTGTGCTCCCGGTTGTAGCAATCGCCCTCGCTGTTGTAGGTGCCGCACTGGTCGCTGCCGAAGGTGTAGAGGTACGGTGGTGTGCCGCCCGGCACGTCGCTGTAGATGTCCCACACGAACCCGTCAGGCCGGTCGTCGGTCGTCTCAAAGGCGTTCCACAGGTCGGCGTTGGAGAGCACCGTATGACCGTCGATGATGCCGGCCAGGGCCGTGCGGAGCGCGGGCCCCGAAAGGCCCTGGGCCGGGTCGTAATAGCCCGGAGGCGGTTGGGCGATGGCGACGGCCCACGGGCCGATGAGGGCGAGAAGGACGGCGGCACGACGCATGGCGCAAAGGTACCGGTGCGGGGAACGAAAGATCTGCGAAATTCGCGGCCCCCGGGGCTGTAGCTCAGCTGGCCAGAGCGCGTCGTTCGCAATGACGAGGTCGAGGGTTCGACTCCCTTCAGCTCCACCGGTGAACAGGTCCGCCTCCGAGCGGGCCTGTTCCATTTGCGCTCACAGCGCCAGCAGGAAGGCCATGGTGTCCACGCCATCGGCGTAGTCGGCCGGGCCGGGCCGTTGGGCGTGACCGAAGGGCACCGCGCCATGGCCCACGACGCACTGCACTTGGTCCGCCAGGTCGCGCAGCCGTCCGTCCAGCGCGCTGCGGTCCACATACCGCTCCAGGTGCAGCACCGCCACCGGGCTGGCCAGCGCAGCGGTCTCGCGCAGCAACAGGAATCCGTTCTCCAGGAAGGGCTCGCGGTCCAGCAACCACAGGGCCCGGTGGTAGTCCAGGTTGTTGGCGTACTTGGCGTGGTGGGCGATGTCGCGCCAGCGGTAAA is a window encoding:
- a CDS encoding DUF2442 domain-containing protein, translating into MNPRVDKVKPLAKHRLELHFTDGQVRLFDMTPYLGTGIFAELQDPAIFNTAVASLGTVTWANGADLCPDTLYLGSIEQQLKAG
- a CDS encoding LD-carboxypeptidase, yielding MIVPPALRPGDTIAIIPTARAITVEELREGIALAESWGLRVKLGVGIGRKHFQQAGTAEERAADLQAALDDPAVRAIWCARGGYGTVHLLDHLDLSALRRDPKWIVGFSDITVLHNALHNIGVASLHAQMPFNIGGKTEECRESLRAALFGEEWRVVSHECRVASDQRLSLATRHSPLATPHVGQCEGVLVGGNLSLLYALRGTPYDIDPRGKILFIEDLDELLYHVDRMVQNLRLAGWFKDLAGMIVGGLSDMRDKNPEDPFGKAAERIIVDAMGDTPYPVCFGFPAGHIDDNRALVFGQNAKLSVTANGTTLSFESGSSV
- a CDS encoding type II toxin-antitoxin system RelE/ParE family toxin, which translates into the protein MAREVIWTPRAQADLMAICGYLDREWGQRVKEAFLADVDEVIACIQLFPNIFRASGHLDIREALVTKHNLLFYRVTEERIYLLSLWDTRQDPGGRPYPNA
- a CDS encoding RNA-binding S4 domain-containing protein gives rise to the protein MKRPTKGPRRGRPDDARPGRRDDRSDKGPGPRRSTRSDDRPPRGTGRDSSSERRGGGDRPRGDREDRDQRPWRGDERSAGPRRGPASDRGGRDQRSDGPARGASRPRSAGGRPAWREDERGPRRGGGERPPNDRPDRRSTRSGGPRSERPTGEGRSERSSRFDREDRPSRPSRGAAPRPERDRDDRRSAPRGGRPSRDGGRGRGWNERPGDDRRPPVSRVSAHDPEARKPFRKGERSNRFALPNPANEGLVRLNRYLAQAGVGSRREADALITSGAVTVNGKVVTELGTKVRPEDKVHFGGQRLSMEQKRYVLLNKPKDFITTTDDPQERRTVMNLVAAACPERLYPVGRLDRNTTGVLLLTNDGDLAKRLTHPSHGAEKIYHATLDKAMTKAHLEQLVSGVHLDDGPAHAVEASFVEDSGKREVGLKLHMGRNRVVRRMFEALGYEVVKLDRVMFAGLTKKELPRGHWRHLSEKEVTLLARQHATAKPRPGGPSPRKARPSDAPRPRRPRKA
- a CDS encoding endonuclease — its product is MRRAAVLLALIGPWAVAIAQPPPGYYDPAQGLSGPALRTALAGIIDGHTVLSNADLWNAFETTDDRPDGFVWDIYSDVPGGTPPYLYTFGSDQCGTYNSEGDCYNREHTMPQSWFGSGAPMDTDLHHIMPTDGWVNQQRGNLPYGEVGATDWTGQNGTRVGESSWPGYTGTVCEPIDAYKGDVARMYFYMMTRYASQVGGWSSPMLQGGDLSPWAESLLLAWHAADPVSTKEVDRNNAIYALQGNRNPFIDNPVWVSSLWGPVASVTASDPELDLSVVQSIVWLQLKRRSMEVWQVRLLDPAGRTLVERSWSTTELDLAVPPAGPLILEVRSPRGRQVRRLMP
- a CDS encoding DUF4412 domain-containing protein encodes the protein MKTCVRPLALLALAAAPLFAAAQAFEGVVEFTKTTGPVVTSYKYFVKGDHVRIEEINARGEVQGIMLVDNRDKTVVALSLDRKLYMDVPNMRLPKDVETSVEKSGEMKDLAGYKCEKWVVKGPKEDRVITYWVAADEFNFFVPMLETLNRKEESALFFLDVPGNKGLFPMLAVENKMDGAEVSRLEVTKVTKGVQKPGLFEIPPGFNKFERN
- a CDS encoding DUF4160 domain-containing protein; translated protein: MPVISMFYGLIVAMYYLDTKQHHFPHIHVKYGEAEAVFSLPDGLLIGGELPKGKIKLVEAWVELHQDELMANWQLAVTGQRVFPIEPLK
- a CDS encoding YraN family protein, whose translation is MATHLRTGAEGEQAACQWLLERGYRIEARNWRHGRLEVDIVARTGATLVIVEVKTRRSDRYDGPADAVGPAKQHKLYRAAEAYLDALGEDIAVRFDIITVWMDGAAPRIEHLEDAFYPTPDEETDEGPAPWPAR